The following proteins come from a genomic window of Companilactobacillus pabuli:
- a CDS encoding NAD(P)H-dependent oxidoreductase — MKTVIYTHPYTGSFNHEILNRLTNSFSKNDEEFEIIDPYGDHFDPVLSEEDLKVYSQGKTSDELVKRYQRKIAASDELVFIFPIWWHNLPAMLKGFLDKTMLNGFAYNEDNGWKGLLTNIKKTTVITTSTVTKEYLENNCGNPIQDVFIARTLNDLGIDPQTVKWIHFGQVNTTTDQIRAKFLDDLPDLYANR, encoded by the coding sequence ATGAAAACTGTTATTTATACTCATCCATACACGGGGAGCTTTAATCATGAGATTTTGAATCGATTAACTAATTCGTTCTCAAAAAATGATGAGGAATTTGAAATAATCGATCCTTATGGCGATCATTTTGATCCAGTACTCTCTGAAGAAGATTTGAAAGTCTATAGTCAAGGTAAGACTAGTGATGAATTAGTCAAAAGATACCAGCGTAAAATAGCGGCATCAGATGAATTAGTATTCATCTTTCCAATTTGGTGGCATAATTTACCAGCCATGTTAAAAGGCTTTTTAGATAAGACGATGTTGAATGGTTTTGCATATAACGAAGACAACGGCTGGAAGGGTTTGCTGACCAACATTAAAAAAACTACCGTTATAACGACGTCGACAGTAACTAAAGAGTACTTAGAAAATAATTGTGGCAATCCAATTCAAGATGTTTTTATTGCACGAACATTGAATGATTTGGGAATTGATCCACAAACTGTTAAATGGATTCACTTTGGTCAAGTTAATACCACTACTGACCAGATTCGGGCAAAATTCTTAGATGATTTACCTGATTTATATGCGAATAGATAA
- a CDS encoding LTA synthase family protein — translation MKVIYRSEPILPSDLLLLKNTKSLLSMLTPKLIVAVVVALVIVITVFVFLEIRVGKNMLRFKPITRLIFVGLTAFSIGIFYTANDNSSLTYRLLAASGYTNLDSNINKSANTNGPMLTFLGNMYVNIMEKPQDYSQQTMAKIVKKYQEQADEINKNRDNDDLSDQTLIFVLSESFSDPTRVPNLKMNQDPMPNIRNIENSTTSGLMMSSGYGGGTANMEYMTLTGLALNQFSNSLQSPYTQVVNKQENPINIANSFKTASAIHPYHGNFYNRNSVYKSFGFQSFRNIDTTGDSALKYTTTLPGMEYISDESAYDNALWQVNHINGGQFINLVTMQNHMPYTNNYTDNQFTNTGSAISDKNRDQVNNYAKGLSYTDSATKDFLDRIDKIDKPITIVWYGDHLPGIYDGNDMYKNNVAQHQTDYFVYSNKYARDHNQGTTKLDNATKVTDPNGFIPLALKQMNQKVTPYYALLTEVQEKLPAMARNIDESSSNLYVNEDSKQVKESDLTHEQKELLQDYRLVQYDLTAGKGYTQKSINK, via the coding sequence ATGAAGGTAATTTACCGCTCTGAGCCGATTTTACCTAGTGACCTGTTGCTATTGAAGAATACAAAATCATTATTATCCATGTTGACTCCTAAGCTCATTGTTGCTGTAGTGGTAGCATTAGTAATCGTTATAACGGTATTTGTTTTCCTAGAGATACGCGTTGGGAAAAATATGTTGCGTTTCAAGCCAATTACGAGATTGATTTTTGTTGGATTGACAGCATTTAGTATCGGTATTTTTTATACTGCCAATGATAATAGTTCATTAACATATCGTTTACTAGCAGCTTCTGGATATACTAATCTAGATTCGAATATTAATAAATCAGCTAATACTAATGGTCCAATGCTGACATTTTTAGGCAATATGTACGTCAATATTATGGAAAAACCACAAGACTACAGTCAGCAGACAATGGCCAAGATAGTTAAGAAGTACCAAGAACAAGCTGATGAAATAAATAAAAATCGTGATAATGATGATCTTTCTGATCAAACCTTGATTTTTGTCCTTAGTGAGAGTTTTTCTGATCCGACTAGAGTTCCCAATCTTAAAATGAATCAGGATCCAATGCCCAATATACGAAATATTGAAAATTCAACGACTTCAGGATTGATGATGAGTTCTGGCTACGGTGGCGGTACCGCTAATATGGAATACATGACCTTAACGGGGTTAGCTTTGAATCAATTCTCGAATTCGTTACAGTCTCCATATACACAAGTAGTTAATAAGCAGGAAAATCCTATTAATATTGCCAACAGTTTTAAGACTGCCAGTGCTATTCATCCTTATCATGGCAATTTTTATAATCGCAATAGCGTCTATAAGAGTTTTGGTTTTCAAAGTTTTCGCAATATTGATACGACAGGGGATTCAGCGTTGAAATATACGACGACTTTACCGGGAATGGAATATATCAGTGATGAATCTGCTTATGATAATGCTTTATGGCAGGTTAATCATATTAATGGTGGCCAATTTATCAATTTAGTAACGATGCAAAATCACATGCCTTATACGAATAATTATACTGACAATCAATTTACTAATACGGGGTCGGCTATTTCTGATAAAAATCGTGATCAGGTAAATAATTATGCTAAGGGTTTGAGTTATACAGATAGTGCTACAAAGGATTTCTTGGATAGGATAGATAAAATCGATAAACCAATTACAATTGTATGGTATGGCGATCATTTACCAGGAATTTATGATGGTAACGATATGTATAAGAATAATGTGGCTCAACACCAAACAGATTATTTTGTCTATAGTAATAAATATGCCCGTGATCACAATCAGGGAACGACCAAGTTAGATAACGCTACTAAAGTTACTGATCCTAATGGATTTATTCCTTTAGCTTTGAAACAAATGAACCAAAAGGTAACACCTTATTATGCTTTACTAACTGAGGTACAAGAGAAATTGCCTGCTATGGCAAGAAATATCGATGAGTCTAGTAGTAATTTGTACGTTAATGAAGATAGTAAACAAGTGAAAGAGTCGGATTTAACGCATGAACAAAAAGAATTGCTTCAGGATTATCGTTTAGTTCAGTATGATCTCACTGCTGGCAAAGGATATACACAAAAAAGTATTAACAAATAG
- a CDS encoding LTA synthase family protein, whose product MHIKKSFFIYLLQFLFMLFSAALVGYLLHLSQTVDFKATNQAVFHTNVAAYLLTITILFILYLAVYGLINRFFYATAIYYIFFGIYIVANRLKVAYRNEPIMPSDLALLRSWKQLFSMISWKIVILAILSFVIVIGFCVFLGKHFSKKTLHFNLITRIILVVLGVATIGSFYNVDKEGSFMNKVTARTGYINFAPNISLIANTTGPLLPFLGNIHTDIMDKPQDYNKETMQNILHKYQKKAQQINQNRPNQNLNKQTLIFVLSESFADPVRVPNVTINQDPIPNINQIKQENTSGLMLSSGYGGGTANMEYMAFTGLAYNQFAKSLQSPYTQLVVNQDHPINIINSFDYAAAIHPYYVNFYDRDIVYPKLGFNKFKNFQTKGKDALEYKSKLSYSTFVDDESSYKETLKQVNARKKGQFISLVTMQNHMPFNVTYDNNQFTYKGSAAGIPQQVANYAKGINYTDNSTKEFLDKLDAIQKPITVVWYGDHLPGLYDKNSMEKYNVVQHETDYFIYSNKYALSHNYGTKKIEQNTAITDPNSFIPIALKQMKQKVTPYYALLTKVQEQLPATAKNSVGNSEDLMVNQNGKQISSNQLTKSQRKVQKDYRLVQYDLTAGKGYIKSKINK is encoded by the coding sequence ATGCATATTAAAAAATCTTTTTTTATTTACTTGTTACAATTTTTATTCATGTTGTTTTCCGCCGCATTAGTTGGTTATCTACTTCATCTTTCACAAACAGTTGATTTTAAAGCTACCAACCAAGCTGTTTTTCATACTAATGTAGCAGCTTATCTGTTAACAATAACGATTCTGTTCATATTATATCTAGCAGTTTATGGTTTGATTAATCGCTTCTTCTATGCAACGGCCATTTATTATATTTTCTTTGGCATTTACATTGTGGCCAATCGCTTAAAAGTGGCTTATCGAAACGAACCAATTATGCCTAGTGATTTAGCGCTTTTAAGAAGCTGGAAACAGCTATTTTCGATGATCAGTTGGAAAATAGTTATTTTAGCCATCTTAAGTTTTGTAATTGTGATAGGATTTTGTGTCTTTTTGGGCAAACATTTCTCGAAAAAAACTTTGCACTTTAATCTAATTACAAGAATTATTTTGGTTGTCCTGGGAGTCGCCACTATCGGGTCGTTTTATAACGTTGACAAAGAGGGCTCCTTTATGAATAAAGTCACTGCCAGAACGGGTTATATCAACTTCGCACCTAATATTAGTTTAATAGCCAATACCACAGGGCCCTTATTGCCATTTTTGGGTAATATTCATACGGATATTATGGATAAGCCACAAGATTACAACAAGGAAACGATGCAAAATATCTTACATAAGTATCAAAAAAAGGCTCAACAAATCAATCAAAACCGTCCTAATCAAAATTTGAATAAGCAGACGTTGATTTTTGTTTTGAGTGAAAGCTTTGCTGATCCAGTACGAGTTCCAAACGTTACGATTAATCAAGATCCTATTCCTAATATCAATCAAATAAAGCAAGAAAATACCTCAGGATTGATGTTAAGTTCTGGTTATGGTGGCGGAACAGCCAATATGGAATACATGGCTTTTACTGGTCTAGCTTATAATCAATTTGCTAAATCATTGCAGTCGCCATATACACAATTGGTAGTTAATCAAGATCATCCTATTAATATTATTAATAGTTTTGATTATGCAGCGGCTATTCATCCATATTATGTTAATTTTTATGACCGTGATATTGTCTATCCCAAATTAGGCTTTAATAAATTCAAGAATTTTCAAACTAAAGGCAAGGATGCTTTAGAATACAAATCTAAACTCAGCTACAGTACCTTTGTCGACGATGAGTCTTCCTATAAAGAAACTTTGAAACAAGTTAATGCCAGAAAAAAGGGTCAATTCATCAGTTTAGTGACGATGCAAAATCATATGCCATTCAATGTAACGTATGATAATAATCAATTTACTTATAAGGGTTCAGCAGCGGGTATTCCACAACAAGTTGCTAATTATGCTAAAGGAATTAATTATACCGATAATTCGACTAAGGAATTTTTGGACAAGTTAGATGCTATACAAAAGCCGATTACAGTTGTTTGGTATGGTGATCATTTGCCAGGATTGTATGATAAAAATTCCATGGAAAAATACAACGTTGTACAACATGAAACAGATTATTTCATTTATAGTAATAAATATGCTTTGAGTCACAATTATGGAACTAAAAAGATTGAACAGAATACAGCTATAACTGATCCAAACAGTTTTATTCCTATTGCTTTGAAACAGATGAAACAAAAAGTAACGCCTTACTATGCGTTGTTGACTAAAGTTCAAGAACAATTGCCAGCCACTGCTAAAAATAGTGTCGGTAATAGTGAGGATTTGATGGTCAATCAAAATGGCAAACAAATT